One segment of Streptomyces sp. NBC_01463 DNA contains the following:
- a CDS encoding NUDIX domain-containing protein, protein MTAGVDTPDRRGRTGLDRHGHDLTGNPRVRIHDVEVLSCDWYVLRRTTFDYEHTDGHVSREQRETYDRGDGATILLHNTDHGTVLLTRQFRLPAYVNGHTDGMLLETAAGLLDGDSPDEAIRREAAEETGHVIGTPEHVFDVFMSPGSVTERLHFYAAPYDPADNPTDATGIAEEGEDITTVELPFTDALAMVREGTIADAKTIMLLQWAALDGPFRPPSPLPRQS, encoded by the coding sequence ATGACCGCCGGTGTCGACACCCCGGACCGCCGCGGCCGTACGGGCCTCGACCGGCACGGCCACGACCTGACCGGCAACCCGCGCGTGCGGATCCACGACGTGGAGGTGCTGTCCTGCGACTGGTACGTCCTGCGCAGGACGACCTTCGACTACGAGCACACCGACGGCCACGTCAGCCGCGAGCAGCGGGAGACGTACGACCGCGGTGACGGTGCGACGATCCTGCTGCACAACACCGACCACGGCACCGTGCTGCTGACCCGTCAGTTCCGCCTCCCCGCCTACGTCAACGGGCACACCGACGGCATGCTCCTGGAGACGGCCGCCGGACTCCTCGACGGGGACAGCCCGGACGAGGCGATCCGCCGCGAGGCGGCCGAGGAGACGGGACACGTCATCGGCACCCCCGAGCACGTCTTCGACGTGTTCATGAGCCCGGGCTCCGTCACCGAGCGTCTGCACTTCTACGCCGCCCCCTACGACCCGGCGGACAACCCCACCGACGCGACCGGCATCGCCGAGGAGGGCGAGGACATCACCACGGTCGAGCTCCCGTTCACCGACGCGCTCGCCATGGTGCGGGAGGGCACGATCGCCGACGCGAAGACCATCATGCTGCTCCAGTGGGCCGCCCTGGACGGTCCGTTCCGACCGCCCTCGCCACTCCCCCGGCAGAGCTGA
- a CDS encoding GNAT family N-acetyltransferase produces the protein MGANSGSGAMTSGRPAGYVLRPWSGDGDHEAMAAVRRGCAERDGADPHSVVEGVPTAAEIAETSAGLENASGNQVLVEHHGRVVGYATVRWWQERDGTWLYLHRGHLLPEHRDRGIGSELVAWAENRIRRLVAEHGTARTAVFGANAALADADATELLLATGYRRVFSLVELELTDLHELSGHDGARPAGITIVPVEPSSYHAVWKTVVDSYADAAFTQKWTFERFVDTAAPTCWRAARDGDGIVGVALCTLRRHDPTVGEVEELSVRADARRLGLGRALLLDGLRCLREHGARSARLFTGTANPNRSYDLYESVGFRRRNEYVRYRRPMRS, from the coding sequence ATGGGTGCGAACAGCGGGAGCGGCGCCATGACGTCGGGACGGCCTGCGGGGTACGTCCTCCGGCCCTGGAGCGGCGACGGGGACCACGAAGCGATGGCCGCCGTGCGGCGGGGGTGTGCGGAGCGGGACGGGGCCGACCCCCACTCCGTCGTGGAGGGGGTTCCGACGGCGGCGGAGATCGCCGAGACCTCGGCCGGGCTGGAGAACGCGTCCGGGAATCAGGTACTCGTGGAGCACCACGGCAGGGTCGTCGGCTACGCGACGGTCAGGTGGTGGCAGGAGCGGGACGGGACCTGGCTGTACCTGCACCGGGGCCACCTCCTGCCCGAGCACCGCGACCGGGGCATCGGCTCGGAACTGGTCGCCTGGGCGGAGAACCGGATCCGCCGGCTCGTGGCGGAGCACGGAACCGCGCGGACCGCCGTGTTCGGCGCGAACGCCGCACTCGCTGATGCCGACGCGACGGAGCTGCTGCTCGCGACCGGGTACCGGCGCGTCTTCAGCCTGGTGGAGCTGGAACTGACCGATCTTCACGAGCTTTCAGGACACGACGGCGCACGGCCGGCCGGTATCACCATCGTGCCCGTCGAACCGAGCAGCTACCACGCGGTCTGGAAGACGGTCGTCGACTCCTACGCCGATGCCGCCTTCACCCAGAAATGGACGTTCGAGCGCTTTGTCGACACGGCCGCCCCGACGTGCTGGCGAGCCGCCCGGGACGGGGACGGGATCGTCGGCGTCGCCCTGTGCACCCTCCGCCGCCACGACCCCACGGTCGGCGAGGTCGAAGAACTCAGCGTGCGCGCGGACGCGAGGCGGCTGGGCCTGGGGCGGGCGCTGCTGCTGGACGGGTTGCGATGTCTCCGCGAGCACGGGGCGCGGTCAGCGCGTCTGTTCACGGGAACGGCCAATCCGAACCGTTCCTACGATCTCTACGAGAGCGTGGGGTTCCGGCGCCGGAACGAGTACGTCCGCTATCGCAGGCCGATGCGCTCCTGA
- a CDS encoding DeoR/GlpR family DNA-binding transcription regulator, translating into MSVAHRLDLTLRLVQGTDRVSVSELSQRLGVSEMTVRRDLDALEGQGLVRRVHGGAVATRSRAEDAGFVAREPWQAATKDRLGSAVAALVEPGSRVLLDAGTTTVHVAEHLAARAPLTVAVLSLQAAVCLADRPGIELLVVGGRSRPGERSFVGPLALRTLEALAFDCFVMSIGGVHAEHGWSEFSLDDAAVKQTGLVRADRTIAVADATKLGVRAFSRVAPLDSAQHFVTDSAAENADTHPHGPQTLDALRDAGVETVLA; encoded by the coding sequence ATGAGTGTTGCTCACCGTTTGGATCTGACCCTGCGACTGGTGCAGGGCACCGACCGGGTGTCCGTGTCGGAGCTCTCCCAGCGCCTGGGCGTGTCGGAGATGACCGTGCGCAGGGACCTGGACGCACTGGAGGGCCAGGGGCTGGTCCGCCGCGTGCACGGCGGCGCAGTGGCCACGCGTTCCCGGGCCGAGGACGCCGGGTTCGTCGCGCGGGAGCCGTGGCAGGCAGCGACCAAGGACCGGCTGGGCAGCGCCGTCGCCGCACTGGTGGAGCCCGGGTCACGGGTGCTGCTGGACGCGGGCACGACGACGGTGCATGTGGCCGAGCACCTGGCGGCCCGGGCCCCATTGACGGTGGCCGTGCTGAGTCTCCAGGCCGCGGTGTGCCTGGCCGACCGGCCGGGGATCGAACTCCTGGTCGTGGGCGGCCGTTCCCGCCCGGGTGAGCGCTCGTTCGTGGGGCCGCTGGCGCTGCGGACGCTGGAGGCGCTGGCCTTCGACTGCTTCGTCATGTCCATCGGCGGCGTCCACGCCGAGCACGGCTGGTCGGAGTTCTCCCTGGACGACGCCGCGGTCAAGCAGACAGGCCTGGTCCGGGCCGACCGCACCATCGCAGTGGCGGACGCGACCAAGCTCGGCGTACGGGCCTTCAGCCGGGTCGCCCCGCTCGACTCCGCACAGCACTTCGTCACCGACAGCGCGGCCGAGAACGCCGACACCCACCCCCACGGTCCGCAGACCCTGGACGCCCTGCGCGATGCGGGCGTCGAGACGGTCCTGGCCTGA
- a CDS encoding metalloregulator ArsR/SmtB family transcription factor, which translates to MTEDRHGEAVDSVLTALADPTRRQLLDQLAARGEATATTLAERLPVSRQAVVKHLAVLDAAGLVAGTRVGREVRYAVRPAALDATARWMASLAADWDLRLATIKRVAEAAEREAHPPRSDGGAV; encoded by the coding sequence GTGACGGAAGACCGCCACGGCGAGGCCGTCGACAGCGTCCTCACCGCGCTCGCCGACCCGACGCGACGGCAGTTGCTGGATCAGCTCGCCGCCCGTGGCGAGGCCACCGCGACGACGCTCGCCGAGCGGCTTCCCGTCTCCCGGCAAGCGGTCGTCAAACACCTCGCCGTACTGGACGCCGCCGGGCTGGTCGCCGGTACCCGGGTGGGGCGCGAGGTGCGGTACGCGGTGAGGCCCGCGGCGCTCGACGCGACGGCGCGGTGGATGGCCTCGCTCGCGGCCGACTGGGACCTCCGTCTTGCCACCATCAAGCGCGTGGCAGAGGCGGCGGAGCGGGAAGCGCACCCGCCGCGGTCCGACGGGGGCGCGGTCTGA
- a CDS encoding sensor histidine kinase, with protein MNERSPVDTESADPDAGWLATVMHVAFFVLLCSSLTRYLLVHPGTPATPWVIALAVVLSLLYVLGPVLGPKEAPAPGTAIRDARLWLAGVIGVWLTLVILAPSFAMCAVPLFYTAMRSLRTRSAIVLVALITVFVVVAQVKLRLRFGFDPNLMLGPPAVAALATAVFLHAQRQAARLQAVIADLIRTRRELAATERREGTLAERQRLSMEIHDTLAQGLSSQQMLLQAAERLWDSDPGTARRHARTAASIAEHNLAEARRFVHDLAPADLAGGGSLDGALRALAGRESSDTLPVRFHQDGAAVTDLPERVQAALLRIAQGALANIREHAGARSAALTLTYLDDQVVLDIADDGRGFDPVERPGGVRGHGLPAMRVRAEQLGGTLTIESAPGEGTVLSAAIPLTPPHDA; from the coding sequence ATGAACGAGCGATCGCCGGTCGACACGGAGTCGGCCGATCCCGATGCCGGGTGGCTCGCGACCGTGATGCACGTGGCGTTCTTCGTCCTCCTGTGTTCGTCGCTCACCCGGTACCTGCTCGTCCACCCCGGAACCCCGGCGACACCTTGGGTGATCGCCCTCGCCGTAGTGCTGTCCCTGCTGTACGTACTCGGCCCCGTTCTGGGACCGAAGGAAGCTCCCGCGCCGGGGACGGCGATCAGGGACGCCCGGCTCTGGCTGGCGGGCGTGATCGGGGTCTGGCTCACCCTCGTGATCCTCGCTCCGAGCTTCGCGATGTGTGCGGTGCCGCTCTTCTACACCGCGATGCGTTCCCTGCGTACGCGATCCGCGATCGTCCTCGTCGCACTGATCACGGTCTTCGTCGTGGTCGCGCAGGTCAAACTGCGTCTGCGTTTCGGCTTCGACCCCAACCTGATGCTCGGCCCGCCGGCGGTCGCCGCCCTGGCGACGGCGGTGTTCCTCCATGCCCAGCGGCAGGCGGCCCGGCTGCAGGCCGTCATCGCCGACCTGATCCGTACCCGCCGGGAACTGGCCGCCACCGAACGCCGCGAGGGCACCCTCGCCGAACGCCAGCGGCTCTCCATGGAGATCCACGACACCCTGGCCCAGGGCCTGTCGAGTCAGCAGATGCTGCTCCAGGCCGCCGAACGGCTCTGGGACAGCGACCCCGGAACCGCGCGCCGCCACGCGCGCACGGCGGCCTCCATCGCCGAACACAACCTCGCCGAGGCCCGCCGCTTCGTCCATGACCTCGCCCCTGCCGACCTGGCCGGCGGCGGCAGCCTCGACGGCGCGCTGCGCGCCCTGGCCGGCCGGGAGTCGTCGGACACCCTCCCCGTCCGCTTCCACCAGGACGGCGCCGCCGTCACCGACCTCCCCGAGCGGGTGCAGGCCGCGCTGCTGCGGATCGCACAGGGCGCCCTGGCCAACATCCGGGAACACGCCGGCGCCCGTTCCGCCGCCCTGACCCTGACCTACCTCGACGACCAGGTGGTCCTGGACATCGCCGACGACGGGCGGGGATTCGACCCGGTCGAGAGGCCGGGCGGCGTACGAGGCCACGGTCTGCCCGCGATGCGGGTCCGGGCCGAGCAACTCGGCGGCACCCTGACCATCGAGTCCGCCCCGGGCGAGGGCACCGTGCTCTCCGCCGCGATCCCGCTCACGCCTCCCCACGACGCGTAG
- a CDS encoding MerR family transcriptional regulator, with protein sequence MLTISQLAATAGVTVRTVRHYHQVGLLPEPERDASGYRRYSAQAAVDLIRIRTLADAGVPLARIDALLHAEPEEFASAIDDIDAGLQRKIDRLSENRRRIAELAGGERLVLPPEVVAVLERMRGLGVGELRIRLERDAWILMRAMDPQAVARRVREKNAELDDPETTRLFLACDRSADWDPYDPRLDRLIDDLDAWKVAHGRDDSRGTYLKLVSSRISEASPAWQRIIGAVAHRAEQRRTARLDT encoded by the coding sequence GTGCTCACGATCAGTCAACTCGCCGCGACCGCGGGGGTGACCGTGCGCACCGTTCGCCACTACCACCAGGTCGGCCTGCTGCCCGAGCCCGAGCGCGATGCTTCCGGCTACCGCCGCTACAGCGCGCAGGCGGCGGTGGATCTCATCCGCATCAGGACCCTCGCCGACGCCGGGGTTCCGCTGGCCAGGATCGACGCCCTGCTGCACGCGGAGCCCGAGGAGTTCGCCTCGGCGATCGACGACATCGACGCCGGGTTGCAGCGCAAGATCGACCGGCTGAGCGAGAACCGGCGCCGGATCGCCGAACTGGCAGGCGGCGAACGTCTTGTGCTGCCTCCCGAGGTCGTCGCCGTCCTGGAGCGGATGCGCGGTCTCGGGGTCGGCGAGCTGAGGATCCGGCTGGAGCGCGACGCGTGGATCCTGATGCGGGCGATGGACCCGCAGGCCGTGGCCCGGCGAGTGCGGGAGAAGAACGCCGAACTCGACGACCCCGAGACGACGCGTCTGTTCCTCGCCTGTGACCGGTCGGCCGACTGGGATCCGTACGATCCGCGTCTGGACCGGCTCATCGACGACCTGGACGCCTGGAAGGTCGCGCACGGGCGGGACGACAGCCGGGGCACGTACCTGAAGCTGGTGTCCTCCCGGATCTCCGAGGCATCGCCCGCGTGGCAGCGGATCATCGGTGCCGTGGCCCACCGGGCCGAGCAGCGCCGGACCGCCCGTCTCGACACCTGA
- the thpR gene encoding RNA 2',3'-cyclic phosphodiesterase — protein sequence MRYEDRVNEQTPPATVRVFIALAPPDRAKDELARELRPAYRTHPDMRWNRIEDWHITLAFLGELPVGTVPLLCPPLAGLAAAAGPPLLALRGSGTFDERVLWSGIDGDLDGLHGLAADVRTAVRGCGVAFEERPLRPHLTLARARRGDRSSAGEIAEGLAAFSGQPWPAGRLHLVGSNAGRSSGPIHYRDIMAWPLGGEDRTRNQVRPQAGPR from the coding sequence ATGCGGTACGAAGACCGGGTGAACGAACAGACTCCGCCCGCGACCGTACGCGTGTTCATCGCCCTCGCACCGCCCGACCGGGCGAAGGACGAACTCGCCCGGGAGCTGCGCCCCGCCTATCGCACGCACCCCGACATGCGGTGGAACCGCATCGAGGACTGGCACATCACGCTGGCGTTCCTCGGCGAGCTGCCGGTCGGGACCGTTCCGCTGCTGTGCCCGCCGCTCGCCGGCCTCGCGGCGGCCGCCGGGCCACCGCTCCTGGCGCTGCGCGGCAGCGGAACGTTCGACGAGCGGGTGCTGTGGAGCGGGATCGACGGCGACCTGGACGGGCTGCACGGGCTCGCCGCGGACGTGCGTACGGCGGTGAGAGGGTGCGGCGTCGCGTTCGAGGAGCGGCCCCTGCGCCCGCACCTGACGCTCGCCCGTGCGCGCCGGGGCGACCGGTCGTCGGCGGGGGAGATCGCCGAGGGGCTCGCCGCGTTCTCCGGTCAGCCGTGGCCGGCCGGCCGTCTGCACCTGGTCGGCAGCAACGCCGGACGCAGCAGTGGGCCGATCCACTACCGCGACATCATGGCCTGGCCCCTCGGCGGCGAGGACCGCACCCGAAATCAGGTGCGTCCGCAGGCCGGGCCGCGTTAG
- a CDS encoding ATP-dependent endonuclease, protein MADMGLFRDAVLAWAAGGAGDPARELAARLSVRAAVLLEGPSDAAAVGALAAGRGRDLAAEGVCVLPMGGAMSVGRFALLLGPAGLGLRLTGLCDEAERPYYSRALERADAAQQEFFVCAADLEDELIRALGVTRVEELIRAEGDLRALQTFLRQPAQRGRTTQQQLRRFLGTKKGRKIHYGRVLTEALDPDRVPGPLDALLASL, encoded by the coding sequence GTGGCTGACATGGGGTTGTTCCGAGATGCGGTCCTTGCCTGGGCGGCGGGTGGCGCCGGTGACCCCGCGCGTGAACTCGCCGCGCGGCTGTCCGTCCGGGCGGCCGTTCTGCTGGAAGGGCCGAGCGACGCCGCAGCGGTCGGCGCGCTCGCCGCCGGTCGCGGGAGGGATCTGGCCGCCGAGGGCGTGTGCGTGCTGCCCATGGGCGGCGCGATGAGCGTGGGACGTTTCGCCCTCCTTCTGGGGCCGGCCGGTCTCGGCCTGCGCCTCACCGGGCTGTGCGACGAGGCGGAGCGGCCGTACTACTCCCGCGCCCTGGAACGGGCCGATGCGGCACAGCAGGAGTTCTTCGTCTGCGCGGCGGACCTGGAGGACGAACTCATCCGTGCGCTGGGCGTGACACGCGTGGAGGAGCTCATCCGGGCGGAGGGCGATCTGCGCGCCCTGCAGACCTTCCTCCGCCAGCCCGCGCAGCGGGGCCGTACCACGCAACAGCAGTTGCGGCGCTTCCTCGGTACGAAGAAGGGGCGCAAGATCCACTACGGTCGGGTCCTCACCGAGGCGCTGGACCCCGATCGCGTACCGGGCCCGCTGGACGCCCTGCTCGCCAGCCTCTGA
- a CDS encoding alanine--tRNA ligase-related protein, which yields MDTEQLVSTFVEYFEERGHRRITGSTLLPPPGDPVLFTTSGMHPLTPYLEGRPHPLGKRLVNVQRCLRTTDLDEVGDATHLTVFEMLGTWSLGDYEGPVSLDWGYGLLTEGLGVDPGLLHATVYAGDDRTGPDTASLELWQGLGVPTELTVEDNWWSNGPVGPCGPDSEIFLWSGDGPPRSTPTRDDRWVEVWNHVTMSHRRLDDGSLVPLPQRNVDTGLGLERLASLLQGRSSVFDGDIFDPWRRLVPPLWQLDEPSLRLVCDHLRSAVVILGDGVRPANTGRGYVLRRLMRRLLTVLWRDDPTRDVGDLPGELVRHTLDHFRQDLPPDRVRQVLVEEQHRFGRLLERGRHVLARPRFRGPLTEDDLHYLHDTHGLPRDLITSLRDE from the coding sequence ATGGACACGGAACAGTTGGTCAGCACGTTCGTCGAGTACTTCGAGGAGCGTGGCCATCGCCGGATCACCGGTTCCACCCTGCTGCCACCACCCGGCGACCCCGTGCTGTTCACCACCTCCGGCATGCACCCGCTGACGCCGTACCTGGAGGGCCGCCCCCATCCCCTGGGCAAGCGCCTGGTCAACGTGCAGCGATGTCTGCGCACCACGGACCTGGACGAGGTCGGCGACGCCACGCATCTGACCGTCTTCGAGATGCTCGGCACCTGGTCGCTCGGCGACTACGAGGGACCGGTGAGTCTCGACTGGGGATACGGGCTGCTCACCGAGGGCCTGGGGGTCGATCCGGGGCTGCTGCACGCCACCGTGTACGCCGGCGACGACCGGACCGGGCCGGACACCGCCTCCCTGGAGCTGTGGCAGGGCCTCGGTGTCCCGACGGAACTCACCGTGGAGGACAACTGGTGGTCCAACGGCCCCGTCGGCCCCTGCGGCCCGGACTCGGAGATCTTCCTGTGGAGCGGTGACGGCCCGCCCCGGTCGACGCCCACCCGGGACGACCGCTGGGTGGAGGTCTGGAACCACGTGACGATGAGCCACCGCAGGCTCGACGACGGTTCTCTGGTGCCGCTCCCGCAGCGCAACGTCGACACCGGGCTCGGCCTGGAGCGGCTGGCCTCGCTGCTTCAGGGCAGGTCGTCCGTGTTCGACGGCGATATCTTCGATCCCTGGCGACGGCTCGTCCCGCCCCTGTGGCAGCTGGACGAACCGTCGCTGCGTCTGGTCTGCGACCATCTGCGCTCGGCCGTCGTCATCCTCGGTGACGGCGTGCGTCCGGCCAACACCGGGCGGGGCTACGTCCTGCGCCGTCTGATGCGCCGGCTGCTCACCGTGCTGTGGCGGGACGATCCGACCCGTGATGTCGGTGACCTGCCCGGGGAACTGGTGCGGCACACCCTGGACCACTTCCGGCAGGATCTGCCGCCGGACCGGGTACGTCAGGTGCTGGTCGAGGAGCAGCACCGGTTCGGCCGGCTCCTGGAGCGCGGCCGGCACGTGCTCGCCCGGCCCCGGTTCCGGGGCCCGCTGACCGAGGACGACCTCCATTACCTCCACGACACGCATGGACTGCCCCGTGACCTGATCACCAGCCTGCGTGACGAATGA
- a CDS encoding GrpB family protein produces MPFPDEPSQVDVVEYRPQWPQEFEALAEVLRDALGGLALGVDHVGSTSVPDLPAKNCIDVQVRMRSVDAARDVPLLAAIGFRCRPEAWNRIEVSGGRRCHKLVFAPPPGARRCNVHLRDADGPNARFALLFRDYLRADDFARRAWGAFKQRLAMSVPGLVDYGQIKASATEVLMAAAERWAAQTGWSGPSGA; encoded by the coding sequence ATGCCGTTCCCCGATGAGCCTTCGCAGGTCGATGTCGTCGAGTACCGGCCGCAGTGGCCGCAGGAGTTCGAGGCCCTCGCCGAGGTGCTCCGCGATGCGCTGGGCGGTCTCGCGCTCGGCGTCGACCACGTGGGCTCCACCTCGGTTCCGGACCTGCCGGCCAAGAACTGCATCGACGTGCAGGTGCGGATGAGGTCGGTCGACGCGGCACGTGACGTACCGCTGCTCGCGGCGATCGGCTTCCGGTGCCGCCCGGAGGCCTGGAACCGGATCGAGGTCTCCGGCGGACGGCGGTGCCACAAACTCGTCTTCGCGCCGCCGCCCGGGGCGCGCCGGTGCAATGTGCACCTCCGGGATGCCGACGGGCCCAACGCCCGCTTCGCCCTGCTGTTCCGGGACTATCTGCGCGCGGACGACTTCGCCCGCCGGGCGTGGGGCGCGTTCAAGCAGCGGCTGGCGATGAGCGTGCCCGGCCTCGTCGACTACGGGCAGATCAAGGCTTCCGCCACCGAGGTGCTGATGGCCGCGGCCGAACGCTGGGCGGCCCAGACGGGGTGGAGCGGGCCCTCGGGAGCCTGA
- a CDS encoding SRPBCC domain-containing protein: MSEDRIERETLISAPLERVWSLVAQPGFWVADKASLPGTVAREGESMVAKNAEHGDFPVRVEKVEPPTYLAYRWTSAFPGEELHESNSTLVEFTLTPEGEQTRLRVVESGFAELAGSEELRSQNFKDHSGGWPLELGALKSRAEQPAA, translated from the coding sequence ATGAGTGAGGACCGGATCGAACGCGAGACCCTCATCTCCGCACCTCTGGAGCGGGTCTGGTCACTGGTGGCCCAGCCCGGGTTCTGGGTGGCCGACAAGGCGAGCCTGCCGGGCACCGTGGCCAGAGAGGGGGAGTCGATGGTGGCCAAGAACGCCGAGCACGGCGACTTCCCCGTGCGGGTGGAGAAGGTCGAGCCTCCGACGTACCTGGCGTACCGGTGGACCAGTGCGTTCCCGGGGGAGGAGCTGCACGAGAGCAACAGCACGCTCGTCGAGTTCACGCTGACCCCGGAGGGCGAGCAGACGCGGCTGCGCGTCGTCGAGAGCGGGTTCGCGGAACTGGCCGGCTCCGAGGAGCTGCGCAGCCAGAACTTCAAGGACCACAGCGGCGGCTGGCCCCTGGAGCTCGGTGCGCTCAAGTCGCGCGCCGAACAGCCCGCCGCGTGA
- a CDS encoding DUF4406 domain-containing protein has product MILVAGPYRSGTGDDPHRLEANVHAMNRTALALFRAGHLPVTGEALALPLLDTAGSTGPGDPLFDEIFHPVAERLLARCDAVLRIGGPSQGADRMVTRAHDQGKSVYTGLADVPAAR; this is encoded by the coding sequence ATGATCCTGGTCGCCGGTCCGTACCGCTCGGGCACCGGCGACGACCCGCACAGGCTCGAAGCCAACGTGCACGCCATGAACCGGACCGCCCTCGCCCTCTTCCGCGCCGGCCACCTGCCCGTCACCGGCGAGGCCCTGGCCCTGCCGCTCCTGGACACCGCGGGCAGCACCGGGCCCGGCGACCCGCTGTTCGACGAGATCTTCCACCCCGTCGCCGAACGGCTGCTGGCCCGCTGCGATGCCGTACTGCGGATCGGCGGCCCCTCGCAGGGCGCGGACCGGATGGTCACGCGCGCCCACGACCAGGGCAAAAGCGTCTACACCGGCCTCGCCGACGTGCCGGCCGCCCGATGA
- a CDS encoding alpha/beta hydrolase, producing MTNHITSSVRPAPPVGGFQQIGDRRLFVHRAGSGGPAVVFLPGASAVGLDYLGVQQGVSRFTTAVVYDRGGTGYSDPLALPRTATAVATELHELLGSLDVPAPYVLVPHSLGGFYAHRFAQLYPQEVAGLVWLDAFNRDWDRFLPPAMHLSALERAAPGPEQLEQSRPAVRDMRGELLAGYPAHVREPLIDAHESDAWTRVGIAERSGLAGLAAELRAGPGLPDVPAVALTVLGVGPAQRAQMPQDTVREMLDGRTRMDAALMDSVSYGEQRLLSDTLHHRLCFDRPDAVVRAVRDIFDRVARV from the coding sequence ATGACGAACCACATCACGTCCTCCGTCCGGCCCGCCCCGCCGGTGGGAGGCTTCCAGCAGATCGGGGACCGACGGCTCTTCGTCCACCGCGCGGGCAGCGGTGGACCGGCCGTCGTGTTCCTGCCGGGTGCCAGTGCCGTCGGCCTGGACTATCTCGGTGTCCAGCAAGGTGTTTCGCGGTTCACCACCGCTGTGGTGTACGACCGCGGCGGCACGGGTTACAGCGATCCCCTCGCCCTGCCCCGCACGGCCACGGCCGTCGCCACGGAACTGCACGAGCTCCTGGGCTCCCTGGACGTCCCCGCTCCCTACGTCCTCGTGCCGCATTCCCTCGGCGGCTTCTACGCCCATCGGTTCGCACAGCTGTATCCGCAGGAGGTGGCCGGACTGGTCTGGCTGGACGCCTTCAACCGCGACTGGGACAGGTTCCTGCCGCCGGCCATGCACCTCTCGGCGCTCGAACGGGCGGCGCCCGGTCCTGAGCAGCTCGAACAGTCGCGCCCGGCGGTGCGCGACATGCGCGGCGAGTTGCTCGCGGGCTACCCGGCACACGTGCGGGAACCGCTGATCGACGCCCATGAGAGCGACGCGTGGACGCGGGTGGGCATCGCCGAACGCAGCGGACTTGCCGGACTCGCGGCCGAACTGCGCGCCGGGCCGGGCCTTCCCGACGTGCCGGCTGTCGCTCTCACCGTCCTCGGCGTCGGCCCCGCCCAGCGGGCGCAGATGCCGCAGGACACGGTGCGGGAGATGCTGGACGGCAGGACGAGGATGGACGCGGCACTGATGGACTCGGTCTCGTACGGGGAGCAGCGTCTGCTCTCCGACACCCTTCACCACCGGCTGTGCTTCGACCGCCCCGACGCCGTGGTCCGGGCGGTCCGCGACATCTTCGACCGGGTGGCCCGCGTTTAG